The following proteins come from a genomic window of Solwaraspora sp. WMMA2065:
- the dop gene encoding depupylase/deamidase Dop produces MSVRRIMGTEVEYGISVPGQPGANPMVTSSQVVNAYGARPELNRGGRARWDYEEESPLRDARGFTYSGAAYDPAEALADEDLGLANVILTNGARLYVDHAHPEYSTPEVTNPLDLVRWDKAGERVMAEAARRAATIPGSHPIQLYKNNTDNKGASYGSHENYLMRRQTPFADIVAYLTPFFVTRQIVCGAGRVGIGQDGSQTGFQISQRADFFEVEVGLETTLKRPIINTRDEPHADADKYRRLHVIIGDANLSEISTYLKVGTTSLILTMIEEKALGADLGIADPVAELKAVSHDPSLAHLMRLRDGRRLTALDLQWAFYERARAFVDDRYGTDLDEATADVLDRWEDVLDRLGRDVMSCAQELDWVAKLRLLDGYREREGLTWASPKLQLVDLQYADVRPEKGLYHRLVGRGAMRTLLDDSATRAAMVEPPPDTRAYFRGRCLAQYASEVVAASWDSVIFDVGRESLVRVPMMEPERGTQVHVGDLFDRCASAKDLLEVLTGG; encoded by the coding sequence ATGAGTGTGCGGCGGATCATGGGCACCGAGGTGGAGTACGGCATCTCCGTGCCCGGCCAGCCCGGAGCCAACCCGATGGTCACCTCCTCACAGGTGGTCAACGCCTACGGTGCCCGACCCGAACTGAACCGGGGCGGCCGGGCCCGGTGGGACTACGAGGAGGAATCGCCGCTACGTGACGCCCGCGGCTTCACCTACTCGGGGGCCGCCTACGACCCGGCGGAGGCCCTCGCCGACGAGGATCTCGGCCTGGCCAACGTGATCCTCACCAACGGTGCCCGGCTCTACGTCGACCACGCCCACCCCGAGTACTCCACCCCCGAGGTCACCAACCCGCTGGACCTGGTCCGGTGGGACAAGGCGGGGGAGCGGGTCATGGCGGAGGCGGCCCGCCGCGCGGCGACCATCCCCGGTTCGCACCCCATCCAGCTGTACAAGAACAACACCGACAACAAGGGCGCCAGCTACGGCTCCCACGAGAACTACCTGATGCGTCGGCAGACACCGTTCGCCGACATCGTGGCGTACCTGACGCCGTTCTTCGTCACCCGGCAGATCGTCTGCGGGGCGGGTCGGGTCGGCATCGGCCAGGACGGCTCCCAGACCGGGTTCCAGATCTCCCAGCGGGCCGACTTCTTCGAGGTCGAGGTCGGCCTGGAAACCACGCTGAAGCGGCCGATCATCAACACCCGGGACGAACCGCACGCCGACGCCGACAAGTACCGCCGGCTGCACGTGATCATCGGCGACGCCAACCTTTCGGAGATCTCCACCTACCTGAAGGTCGGCACCACCTCGTTGATCCTGACCATGATCGAGGAGAAGGCGCTCGGCGCCGATCTCGGCATCGCCGACCCGGTGGCCGAGCTCAAGGCGGTGAGCCACGACCCGTCCCTGGCGCATCTGATGCGGCTGCGCGACGGCCGCCGGCTCACTGCGCTCGACCTGCAGTGGGCGTTCTACGAACGGGCCAGGGCGTTCGTCGACGACCGGTACGGTACCGACCTCGACGAGGCCACGGCCGACGTGCTGGACCGCTGGGAGGACGTGCTCGACCGGCTGGGACGGGATGTGATGTCCTGCGCGCAGGAGCTGGACTGGGTCGCGAAGCTGCGGCTGCTCGACGGCTACCGGGAGCGGGAAGGGCTCACCTGGGCCTCGCCGAAACTGCAGCTGGTCGACCTGCAGTACGCCGACGTGAGGCCGGAGAAGGGCCTCTACCACCGCCTGGTGGGTCGGGGAGCGATGCGTACCCTGCTCGACGACAGCGCCACCCGCGCCGCGATGGTCGAGCCGCCACCGGACACCCGGGCCTACTTCCGGGGCCGGTGCCTGGCGCAGTACGCCTCCGAGGTGGTCGCCGCCAGCTGGGACTCGGTCATCTTCGACGTGGGCCGGGAGTCGCTGGTCCGGGTGCCGATGATGGAGCCGGAGCGGGGGACTCAGGTCCACGTGGGCGACCTGTTCGACCGGTGCGCCAGCGCGAAGGACCTGCTGGAGGTGCTCACCGGAGGCTGA
- the prcA gene encoding proteasome subunit alpha, with product MAMQFYASPEQIMRDRSELARKGIARGRSALVLSFEGGVLFVAENLSSALHKVSEIYDRIGFAAVGRYNEFENLRRAGVRMADLNGLSYDRRDVTGRALANAYAQTLGSIFTEQSKPFEVEICVAEVGLEPAADEIYRLTYDGSVTDEPGWMAMGGHAETIAGVLRTDHRADMSLSDAVGLAVRALAEVGGENGATRSIAANQLEVAVLDRRRRGRTFRRIAGAALTALLDGGAATSADEPSSAEAGRSGGPRVPESTPGKPTSSAASADLEDAAGDSGPTEQD from the coding sequence GTGGCAATGCAGTTTTACGCCTCGCCCGAGCAGATCATGCGGGACCGTTCCGAGCTCGCCCGCAAGGGCATCGCCCGGGGCCGTAGCGCGCTGGTGCTGAGCTTCGAGGGCGGTGTGCTGTTCGTCGCCGAGAATCTGTCCAGCGCCCTGCACAAGGTGAGCGAGATCTACGACCGGATCGGGTTCGCCGCCGTCGGCCGATACAACGAGTTCGAGAATCTGCGCCGGGCCGGGGTGCGGATGGCCGACCTGAACGGCCTCAGCTACGACCGTCGCGACGTGACCGGGCGGGCGCTGGCCAACGCGTACGCGCAGACCCTCGGGTCGATCTTCACCGAGCAGTCGAAGCCGTTCGAGGTGGAGATCTGCGTTGCTGAGGTCGGGCTGGAGCCGGCTGCTGACGAGATCTACCGGCTGACCTACGACGGCTCGGTCACCGACGAGCCGGGGTGGATGGCGATGGGCGGTCATGCCGAGACGATCGCCGGTGTGTTGCGAACCGACCATCGGGCCGACATGTCGCTGTCCGACGCCGTCGGGCTGGCGGTGCGGGCCCTCGCCGAAGTGGGCGGTGAGAACGGCGCGACCCGCAGCATCGCCGCCAACCAGTTGGAGGTGGCGGTGCTCGACCGCCGCCGCCGTGGCCGGACCTTCCGCCGGATCGCCGGCGCCGCGTTGACCGCGCTGCTCGACGGGGGTGCCGCCACCTCGGCGGACGAGCCCTCGTCGGCAGAAGCAGGCAGGTCCGGCGGTCCCCGGGTGCCCGAGTCGACGCCGGGAAAGCCGACTTCCTCGGCCGCCTCCGCCGACCTGGAGGATGCCGCCGGCGATTCGGGCCCCACCGAACAGGACTGA
- the rfbA gene encoding glucose-1-phosphate thymidylyltransferase RfbA, translated as MRGILLAGGTGSRLWPITRAVSKQLMPVFDKPMIYYPLATLIMSGIQEILVVTTPEDQPQFRRLLGDGAQFGLRLSYRAQPRPEGIAQAFVLGADFIGDESVALILGDNIFHGIGLGRKLSDHADLTGGLIFAYPVANPEAYGVVDFDAAGRVLSIEEKPKRPRSRYAVPGLYFYDNQVVEIAAGLKPSDRGELEITAVNEAYRRAGQLSVTVLDRGTAWLDTGTFNSMMQAAEFVRVIEERQGMKIGCVEESAWRAGLIDDDQLCALAEPLTKSGYGSYLLSLIEERNDHRLSEAGPAEEA; from the coding sequence GTGCGTGGAATCCTACTCGCTGGCGGTACCGGATCTCGGCTCTGGCCGATCACTCGCGCCGTGTCGAAACAGCTCATGCCGGTCTTCGACAAGCCGATGATCTACTACCCGCTCGCCACCCTGATCATGTCCGGCATCCAGGAGATCCTGGTCGTGACCACACCGGAGGATCAACCGCAGTTCCGACGACTGCTCGGCGACGGAGCGCAGTTCGGGCTGAGGCTGAGCTACCGGGCGCAGCCCCGGCCGGAAGGCATCGCCCAGGCATTCGTGCTCGGCGCGGACTTCATCGGCGATGAGTCCGTCGCGTTGATCCTTGGCGACAACATCTTCCACGGCATCGGTCTGGGCCGGAAGCTGTCCGACCACGCCGACCTCACCGGCGGCCTGATCTTCGCCTACCCGGTGGCCAACCCCGAGGCGTACGGCGTGGTCGACTTCGACGCCGCCGGCCGGGTCCTGTCGATCGAGGAAAAGCCGAAGCGGCCGCGGTCGCGCTATGCGGTGCCCGGCTTGTACTTCTACGACAACCAGGTGGTGGAGATCGCCGCAGGGCTGAAACCGAGCGACCGCGGCGAGCTGGAGATCACGGCGGTCAACGAGGCGTACCGCCGGGCCGGTCAGCTGTCGGTGACCGTGCTGGACCGGGGAACGGCCTGGCTGGACACCGGCACGTTCAATTCGATGATGCAGGCCGCCGAGTTCGTCCGGGTGATCGAGGAACGCCAGGGCATGAAGATCGGCTGCGTCGAGGAGTCCGCCTGGCGCGCCGGCCTGATCGACGACGATCAGCTGTGCGCCCTCGCCGAGCCGCTGACCAAAAGCGGTTACGGCAGCTACCTGCTGAGCCTGATCGAGGAGCGCAACGACCACCGGTTGTCCGAAGCCGGTCCGGCCGAGGAGGCCTGA
- a CDS encoding DUF3866 family protein: protein MVRWRDGRVTAVRRRWRGAVELDVAVDGEPVRAVAYPELVGEPEPGDRVLLNVSALLMGLGTGGYALVVAVPDRLPPDPPGGRDRSDGHLVKARYTPLQAIVCGVDEEASPHRQVLADAEDLAGMPVVTADLHSALPAIVAGVLADRPRLRVGYVMTDGGALPAGFSRTLDGLSGTLAGTVTVGQCFGGDLEATTVHSGLLAARHVLAADVTVVCQGPGNLGTGTRWGFSGVGVGEAVNAAAVLGGRPVGALRISAADPRPRHRGLSHHSSTAYGRVALAPADLVVPADLPAEISDEVTAALRQLVTPAGRHRAVRVATDGLDAALRASPVPLRTMGRDLAGDHAYFLACAVAGRHAATLAGGDG from the coding sequence ATGGTGCGATGGCGTGACGGCAGGGTCACCGCGGTCCGGCGGCGGTGGCGGGGGGCGGTCGAACTGGACGTCGCCGTCGACGGGGAGCCGGTACGCGCGGTGGCCTACCCGGAGCTGGTCGGCGAGCCCGAACCCGGCGACCGGGTGCTGCTGAACGTCTCGGCGCTGCTGATGGGGCTCGGCACCGGCGGGTACGCCCTGGTGGTGGCGGTGCCGGACCGGCTGCCGCCGGACCCGCCGGGCGGGCGGGACCGCTCCGACGGGCATCTGGTGAAGGCCCGCTACACCCCGCTGCAGGCGATCGTGTGCGGGGTCGACGAGGAGGCGTCACCGCACCGACAGGTGCTGGCCGACGCCGAGGACCTGGCCGGGATGCCGGTGGTCACCGCCGACCTGCACTCGGCGCTGCCGGCAATCGTCGCCGGCGTCCTCGCCGACCGCCCCCGGCTGCGGGTCGGGTACGTGATGACCGACGGCGGGGCACTGCCCGCCGGCTTCTCCCGGACCCTCGACGGGCTGTCCGGCACGCTCGCCGGCACAGTGACCGTGGGCCAGTGCTTCGGCGGCGATCTGGAGGCCACCACCGTGCACAGCGGGCTGCTGGCGGCCCGGCACGTGCTGGCCGCTGACGTGACGGTGGTCTGCCAGGGTCCGGGCAACCTCGGCACCGGCACCAGGTGGGGTTTCTCCGGCGTCGGGGTCGGCGAGGCGGTCAACGCCGCCGCCGTACTCGGTGGACGACCGGTCGGCGCGCTGCGCATCTCCGCCGCCGACCCTCGGCCGCGCCACCGCGGCCTGTCGCACCACAGCAGCACCGCGTACGGCCGGGTGGCGCTCGCCCCGGCGGACCTGGTGGTCCCGGCGGACCTGCCGGCGGAGATCTCCGACGAGGTCACGGCCGCGCTGCGTCAGCTGGTCACCCCTGCCGGCCGGCACCGTGCGGTACGAGTCGCCACCGACGGTCTCGACGCGGCGTTGCGGGCCAGCCCGGTGCCGCTGCGCACGATGGGCCGGGACCTGGCTGGCGACCACGCGTACTTCCTGGCCTGCGCGGTCGCCGGCCGGCACGCGGCGACGCTCGCCGGCGGCGACGGCTGA
- the pafA gene encoding Pup--protein ligase, with translation MERRIFGLETEYGVTCTYRGQRRLSPDEVARYLFRRVVSWGRSSNVFLRNGARLYLDVGSHPEYATPECDSVTDLVAHDRAGERILEGLLVDAEKRLHDEGIAGEIYLFKNNTDSAGNSYGCHENYLVSRHGEFGRLADVLIPFLVTRQLICGAGKVLQTPRGAVYCLSQRAEHIWEGVSSATTRSRPIINTRDEPHADAERYRRLHVIVGDSNMNEVTTLLKVGSADIVLRMIEAGVVMRDLSLENPIRAIREVSHDITGRRKIRLASNKEVSALEIQQEYLARATEFVERRGGDQTAKRVVELWGRALRAVETGDLDPVAREIDWVTKLKLIERYQRKHDLPLSHPRVAQMDLAYHDLRRGRGLYALLERRGQVDRVATDPEIFEAKETPPQTTRARLRGEFIRHAQEKRRDFTVDWVHLKLNDQAQRTVLCKDPFRAYDERVERLIASM, from the coding sequence ATGGAACGGCGAATCTTCGGGCTCGAAACCGAGTACGGTGTCACCTGCACCTACCGCGGCCAGCGGCGGCTGTCGCCGGACGAGGTGGCGCGCTACCTGTTCCGCCGGGTGGTCTCCTGGGGGCGGTCCAGCAACGTCTTCCTCCGCAACGGGGCCCGGCTCTACCTCGACGTCGGATCCCACCCGGAGTACGCCACCCCGGAGTGTGACTCGGTCACCGACCTGGTGGCGCACGACCGGGCCGGCGAGCGGATCCTCGAAGGGCTGCTGGTGGACGCCGAGAAGCGGCTGCACGACGAGGGCATCGCCGGCGAGATCTACCTGTTCAAGAACAACACCGACTCGGCCGGCAACTCGTACGGCTGCCACGAGAACTACCTCGTGTCCCGGCACGGCGAGTTCGGTCGGCTGGCCGACGTGCTGATCCCGTTCCTGGTCACCCGGCAGCTCATCTGCGGCGCCGGCAAGGTCCTGCAGACGCCGCGCGGGGCGGTCTACTGCCTTTCCCAGCGGGCCGAGCACATCTGGGAGGGCGTCTCCTCGGCGACCACCCGGTCCCGGCCGATCATCAACACCCGCGACGAACCGCACGCCGACGCCGAGCGGTACCGCCGGCTGCACGTCATCGTCGGCGACTCCAACATGAACGAAGTGACCACGCTGCTCAAGGTCGGTAGCGCGGACATCGTGCTGCGGATGATCGAAGCCGGCGTCGTCATGCGGGACCTGTCGTTGGAGAACCCGATCCGGGCGATCCGCGAGGTCTCCCACGACATCACCGGCCGGCGCAAGATCCGCCTCGCCTCCAACAAGGAGGTCAGCGCGCTGGAGATCCAGCAGGAGTACCTGGCCCGGGCGACCGAGTTCGTCGAACGCCGGGGCGGCGACCAGACCGCCAAACGGGTCGTCGAGCTGTGGGGCCGGGCACTGCGGGCGGTCGAGACCGGCGACCTGGACCCGGTCGCCCGGGAAATCGACTGGGTGACCAAGTTGAAGCTGATCGAGCGCTACCAGCGCAAGCACGATCTGCCGCTGTCCCATCCGCGGGTCGCCCAGATGGATCTGGCGTACCACGACCTGCGCCGCGGCCGCGGGCTGTACGCGTTGCTGGAGCGGCGCGGCCAGGTCGACCGGGTGGCCACCGACCCGGAGATCTTCGAGGCGAAGGAGACACCGCCGCAGACCACCCGGGCCCGGCTGCGCGGGGAGTTCATCCGGCACGCCCAGGAGAAGCGGCGGGACTTCACCGTCGACTGGGTCCACCTCAAGCTGAACGACCAGGCCCAGCGCACCGTGCTGTGCAAGGACCCGTTCCGGGCCTACGACGAGCGGGTGGAGCGGCTGATCGCGAGCATGTGA
- the rfbD gene encoding dTDP-4-dehydrorhamnose reductase has translation MTAADRWLVTGAGGMLGRDLLAALADHPDTRSVTALTRTDLDITNPAAVAAAVDGHQVVINAAAWTDVDGAEAAEEAATAVNGTAVAHLAQACADRGAHLVHVSTDYVFAGDGTSPYPEDAPTSPVNAYGRSKLVGEQAVARLLPERGYVVRTAWLYGAHGPNFVATMLRLAGEREHLEVVDDQHGQPTWSYALANQLVALAAAAVAGTASAGFYHGTASGQTTWCGLAREAFALRGLDPTRIRPTTSANFRRPAARPTYSVLGHQRWARAGLPVMADWRSMLSTALRDPAFGG, from the coding sequence GTGACCGCCGCAGACCGGTGGCTGGTCACCGGTGCCGGTGGGATGCTGGGGCGGGACCTGCTGGCCGCGTTGGCCGACCACCCGGACACCCGGTCGGTGACCGCGCTGACCCGTACCGATTTGGACATCACCAACCCGGCGGCGGTCGCTGCCGCCGTCGACGGGCATCAGGTAGTGATCAACGCCGCAGCGTGGACCGACGTGGACGGCGCGGAGGCGGCTGAGGAAGCCGCCACCGCCGTCAACGGCACCGCCGTGGCGCATCTGGCCCAGGCTTGCGCCGACCGTGGGGCGCACCTGGTGCACGTCTCCACCGATTACGTGTTCGCCGGCGACGGCACCTCCCCGTACCCGGAGGATGCCCCGACCTCACCTGTCAACGCGTACGGTCGCAGCAAGCTCGTCGGTGAACAGGCCGTCGCCCGGCTGCTGCCGGAGCGCGGCTACGTGGTCCGGACCGCGTGGCTCTACGGGGCACACGGACCCAACTTCGTCGCGACCATGCTGCGGCTGGCCGGCGAGCGGGAGCACCTCGAGGTCGTCGATGACCAGCATGGTCAGCCGACCTGGTCGTACGCCCTGGCCAACCAGCTGGTCGCGCTCGCCGCGGCGGCGGTCGCCGGCACGGCGAGCGCCGGGTTTTACCACGGAACGGCGAGCGGGCAGACGACCTGGTGTGGGCTGGCCCGGGAGGCGTTCGCGCTGCGCGGCCTCGACCCGACGCGGATCCGTCCCACCACCAGTGCCAACTTCCGTCGGCCCGCCGCCCGACCGACGTACTCGGTGCTCGGACATCAACGTTGGGCGCGCGCCGGCCTACCGGTCATGGCAGACTGGCGGAGCATGCTCTCCACCGCGTTGCGCGACCCGGCGTTCGGCGGCTGA
- a CDS encoding glycosyltransferase family 2 protein produces MSENSSEFRTPSGLPRVSAVVLAWGAEPLLRRSVEALLASVKVDVDVVLVDNGCTTDDVTVLREVPGVTVVGDGRNVGFSAGCNVGVAAAVGEYVALVNGDAVVEPTTVARLVEELADPSVGIAAGAVRLADEPDLLNSRGNEVHVLGLSWIGGFRERETRTEPTETAGAMGACLMTRRAHWDRLGGFDPHYFAYHEDADLSIRTWRVGLRVVNVPDAVALHRYEFSRNSFKFYLVERNRVMFVATVWGGRSLVLLGPPLLALELAVLVLAARQGWLPDKLRGYRWLWQHRSHLRQRRAQLQAERTVPDRVWMRVLADRLDTPLIDPPGRKVLNAMLAAYWRTVRHWV; encoded by the coding sequence ATGTCGGAAAATAGTAGTGAATTCCGTACGCCGTCCGGCCTGCCCCGGGTCAGTGCCGTCGTGCTGGCCTGGGGCGCGGAACCGCTGCTGCGCCGATCGGTGGAAGCCCTGCTCGCCTCGGTCAAGGTCGACGTCGACGTGGTGTTGGTCGACAACGGGTGCACCACCGACGATGTCACCGTGCTGCGTGAGGTTCCCGGCGTCACGGTGGTCGGCGACGGCCGCAACGTCGGCTTCTCCGCCGGCTGCAACGTCGGCGTGGCCGCCGCCGTCGGCGAGTACGTGGCATTGGTCAACGGCGACGCGGTGGTCGAGCCGACCACCGTCGCCCGGCTGGTGGAGGAGCTCGCGGACCCGAGCGTCGGCATCGCCGCCGGCGCGGTCCGCCTGGCCGACGAGCCGGACCTGCTCAATTCTCGCGGCAACGAGGTGCACGTGCTCGGGTTGAGTTGGATCGGCGGATTCCGGGAGCGGGAGACCCGCACCGAACCGACCGAGACCGCCGGTGCGATGGGTGCCTGCCTGATGACCCGCCGGGCGCACTGGGACCGGCTGGGGGGCTTCGACCCGCACTACTTCGCGTACCACGAGGACGCGGACCTGTCGATCAGAACCTGGCGGGTCGGGCTGCGAGTGGTCAACGTGCCGGACGCGGTGGCGCTGCACCGCTACGAGTTCAGCCGCAACAGCTTCAAGTTCTACCTTGTCGAACGCAACCGAGTGATGTTCGTGGCCACGGTGTGGGGAGGGCGGTCGCTGGTGCTGCTCGGCCCGCCACTGCTGGCTCTGGAGTTGGCGGTGCTGGTGCTGGCCGCCCGACAGGGCTGGCTGCCCGACAAGCTCCGCGGCTACCGGTGGCTGTGGCAGCACCGCAGTCACCTGCGCCAGCGCCGGGCACAGCTGCAGGCCGAGCGGACCGTCCCGGACCGGGTGTGGATGCGAGTCCTCGCCGATCGGCTGGACACCCCGCTGATCGACCCGCCGGGCAGGAAGGTACTCAACGCGATGCTGGCGGCGTACTGGCGGACGGTACGACACTGGGTGTGA
- a CDS encoding dTDP-4-dehydrorhamnose 3,5-epimerase family protein, whose amino-acid sequence MKIRELEIEGAWEVTPQQHGDPRGLFMEWYRFDHLAGAVGHPLRLAQGNLSVSAYGVVRGIHFADVPPGQAKYISCVRGAVVDVIVDLRVGSPTFGRWTAVRLDDVDRRAVYLSEGLGHGFCAMSDDATLNYFCSTTYNPRAEHGVHPLDADLAIDWPVAAPQLSARDDAAPTLAQARADGLLPDYGRCREFAARLSAGESPYAPGQ is encoded by the coding sequence ATGAAGATCCGGGAGCTCGAGATCGAGGGCGCCTGGGAGGTCACCCCGCAGCAGCACGGTGACCCGCGCGGGCTGTTCATGGAGTGGTACCGCTTCGACCACCTGGCCGGGGCGGTCGGGCATCCGCTGCGGCTGGCCCAGGGCAACCTGTCGGTCTCGGCGTATGGCGTGGTCCGGGGCATCCACTTCGCCGACGTGCCGCCTGGCCAGGCCAAGTACATCAGCTGCGTACGGGGCGCGGTGGTCGACGTGATCGTGGACCTGCGGGTCGGTTCACCGACGTTCGGCCGGTGGACGGCGGTGCGGCTCGACGACGTGGACCGCCGCGCGGTCTACCTCAGCGAAGGACTCGGGCACGGGTTCTGCGCGATGTCCGACGACGCCACCCTGAACTATTTCTGTTCGACCACCTACAACCCGCGCGCGGAGCACGGCGTACATCCTCTCGACGCCGACCTGGCCATCGACTGGCCGGTCGCCGCGCCGCAGCTGTCCGCCCGCGACGATGCGGCCCCGACACTGGCCCAGGCCCGCGCCGACGGCCTGCTGCCGGACTACGGCCGCTGTCGGGAGTTCGCTGCCCGGCTCTCCGCCGGCGAGTCGCCGTACGCGCCTGGCCAATAA
- the rfbB gene encoding dTDP-glucose 4,6-dehydratase, with the protein MRVLVTGGAGFIGSEFVRMLLTDPNAPVSPATVTVLDNLTYSGNLANLAPVRDDPRFAFVQADICDAAAVDRALAGHDMVVHFAAESHVDRSITGAAEFVTTNVVGTQTLLDAALRHGTDRFVHVSTDEVYGSIDEGSWTEDWPLSPNSPYSASKAGSDLVALAYHRTHGMDVVVTRCSNNYGPYQFPEKVIPLFVTNLLDGGTVPLYGDGGNVRDWLHVRDHCVGITLVAAGGRAGEVYHIGGGTELTNKELTARLLDACGVGWERVVPVTDRKGHDRRYSLDISKISHELGYTPSVTLDEGLADTVRWYRENRPWWEPLKKPVASS; encoded by the coding sequence GTGAGAGTCCTCGTCACCGGCGGTGCCGGCTTCATCGGATCCGAATTCGTCCGGATGCTGCTCACCGATCCGAACGCCCCGGTCAGTCCGGCTACGGTGACCGTGCTGGACAATCTGACCTACTCCGGCAATCTCGCCAACCTGGCCCCGGTCCGTGACGACCCACGGTTTGCCTTCGTCCAAGCGGACATCTGCGACGCCGCCGCCGTCGACCGAGCACTCGCCGGACACGACATGGTGGTGCACTTCGCCGCCGAGTCGCACGTTGACCGGTCGATCACCGGTGCCGCGGAGTTCGTGACCACCAACGTGGTGGGCACCCAGACTCTGCTCGACGCGGCGCTGCGCCACGGGACGGACCGGTTCGTGCACGTCTCGACCGACGAGGTGTACGGGTCGATCGACGAAGGGTCGTGGACCGAGGACTGGCCGTTGTCGCCGAACTCACCGTACTCCGCGTCCAAGGCCGGCTCCGACTTGGTGGCCCTGGCCTACCACCGGACACACGGCATGGACGTCGTGGTGACTCGCTGCTCCAACAACTACGGGCCGTACCAGTTCCCGGAGAAGGTCATCCCGCTGTTCGTCACCAACCTGCTGGACGGCGGTACGGTGCCGCTGTACGGCGACGGCGGCAACGTCCGGGACTGGCTGCACGTGCGGGACCACTGCGTGGGCATCACGCTGGTCGCCGCCGGCGGGCGCGCCGGCGAGGTCTACCACATCGGCGGCGGGACCGAACTGACCAACAAGGAGCTCACCGCCCGGCTACTGGACGCCTGTGGGGTGGGGTGGGAACGGGTCGTCCCGGTCACCGACCGTAAGGGACACGACCGGCGCTACTCGCTGGACATCAGCAAGATCTCCCACGAGCTGGGCTACACCCCGAGTGTCACGCTGGACGAAGGACTGGCCGACACGGTCCGCTGGTACCGGGAGAACCGGCCCTGGTGGGAGCCGCTGAAGAAGCCTGTGGCGTCGTCGTGA
- a CDS encoding ubiquitin-like protein Pup, whose protein sequence is MATRDSGGQSQSGKSRRAEEVDETVTETDPEAAQRHAEITEDVDDLLDEIDSVLEENAEEFVRGYVQKGGE, encoded by the coding sequence ATGGCTACCCGTGACAGCGGCGGTCAGTCCCAGTCCGGCAAGTCCCGCCGGGCCGAGGAAGTCGACGAGACGGTCACCGAGACGGATCCGGAGGCCGCGCAGCGGCACGCCGAGATCACCGAGGACGTCGATGACCTGCTCGACGAGATCGACTCGGTGCTCGAAGAGAACGCCGAGGAGTTCGTCCGCGGCTACGTACAGAAGGGCGGCGAGTAG
- the prcB gene encoding proteasome subunit beta, with amino-acid sequence MAAGFDPSGRLPDVFTNAGTSSFTQFLASAAPDLLPGRRPLPPGLSADVGPHATTIVTLVTAEGVVMAGDRRATMGNLIANRDIEKVHPADAYSLIGIAGTAGIGIELMRLFQVELEHYEKMEGAVLSLDGKANRLASMIRNNLGAALQGLAVVPLFAGFDLAATDPAEAGRIFSFDVTGGPYETTGFDAIGSGSLFAKAALKKRYRSGLSSADAVRLAVEALYDAADDDTATGGPDLTRRIFPVVMTATAAGTHRLTDAESAQIAEAVVAARTENPGG; translated from the coding sequence GTGGCAGCGGGATTCGATCCATCCGGACGCCTTCCGGACGTGTTCACCAACGCGGGAACGTCCTCCTTCACCCAGTTCCTGGCGTCGGCCGCACCGGATCTGCTGCCGGGGCGCCGCCCACTGCCGCCCGGGCTGTCCGCGGACGTCGGCCCGCACGCCACGACGATCGTCACGCTCGTCACCGCCGAAGGCGTGGTGATGGCCGGTGACCGCCGGGCGACAATGGGCAACCTGATCGCCAACCGGGACATCGAGAAGGTGCACCCCGCTGACGCCTACTCGCTGATCGGCATCGCCGGCACCGCCGGCATCGGCATCGAGCTGATGCGGCTGTTCCAGGTCGAGCTGGAGCACTACGAGAAGATGGAGGGCGCCGTCCTCTCCCTGGACGGCAAAGCGAACCGCCTCGCGTCGATGATCCGCAACAACCTCGGTGCCGCGCTGCAAGGGCTGGCCGTGGTGCCGCTGTTCGCCGGGTTCGACCTGGCCGCGACCGATCCGGCCGAGGCCGGCCGGATCTTCAGCTTCGACGTCACCGGCGGTCCGTACGAGACCACCGGTTTCGACGCGATCGGCTCCGGGTCGCTGTTCGCGAAGGCGGCTCTGAAGAAGCGGTACCGTTCCGGGCTGAGTAGCGCCGACGCGGTCCGTCTCGCGGTGGAGGCGCTGTACGACGCCGCCGACGACGACACCGCCACCGGCGGCCCGGATCTGACCCGCCGGATCTTCCCGGTGGTGATGACCGCGACGGCGGCCGGCACCCACCGGCTCACCGACGCCGAGTCGGCCCAGATCGCCGAGGCGGTCGTCGCCGCGCGTACCGAGAATCCGGGCGGCTGA